The Desulfurococcaceae archaeon DNA window TAGACGACGTAGTCGGGGTGTGTAAGGGACACCTGCCTGTTGATGCCATGAGCAATTACCCTTATAGCGTCCATCGTGTGCACTGGTAGCCTCGTTTCAGCCCAGTAAAGCCTACCATGTAGCGTGACTCTAAAAGTCTTATCTACCGGGATCTTAGCTTCGGCCAGTTCCCCTGCCTTCTTCGCCACGGCCTCTACGTAAGGGTCTACTACAGCGTCGACCGGTATAACCCTGTATATTACTGGAATTTCCTTAATGGGATTACGTAATATTTCGACCGCCTTGTAGGGGTCTTCCACCCTTAGAAGTATTATTGATGGCCCTTTGTCTACAATAACGTAATCTAACCCCGCCCTTCTAAGCCTGCTTATAATGAACCTGTAGTTATCGAGCCCTTGCT harbors:
- a CDS encoding THUMP domain-containing protein; protein product: MSFNMVITHEQGLDNYRFIISRLRRAGLDYVIVDKGPSIILLRVEDPYKAVEILRNPIKEIPVIYRVIPVDAVVDPYVEAVAKKAGELAEAKIPVDKTFRVTLHGRLYWAETRLPVHTMDAIRVIAHGINRQVSLTHPDYVVYVRSIKLYHRRRYATTTVTTPDMIIATKSSKP